The stretch of DNA GGCGGTAGTGCGGATACCATCTGACGCGCCGGTAATTTCACTGGTGTTGATTGTGCCGGCGATTCTCCATCCGGTCAGCTTATTAACCATGTATGTGAGGCTTTTCTCCTCGCCATTAAAGGTATATTCGAACGTGCCGGAGCCCTTCTCGAACATTCTATTTACAAAATCCCGGGAAGATACCTGACCAAGGGGTTCCGTAGGATGCACCACGAACCTTTTGCCGCTGTCCATAATCAGGATATAACCTTTCTTGCCGACCTTAAGATCGACCAGTCCCGCGAGCTGCTTCAAATTCAATTGGATAACAAATACGCCATTTCCGTCTTTGAGCACAGAGGACAAGGAGACAACCGTCTCTTTATTTGCGTTATTAAAAACCGGAGAGATCACTACGCCCTTTCCCTTTTTGACGGCGCTCACATAAGCATCTTCACTGCGAGGGTCGTACCCGCTGGGCAGAGGGGTATCGGAAGCTTTTATAACTTTCCCCTCGTTTGTCGCCACGTATGCCTCCAGCACATCAGGATGCATCGCCGCATATTCCTGCAATCTGTCTTTCAGTTCGGCATAGCCTTCCCCGTCCGTCTTGCTGTTAGCCGTGGCTGAGGAGACGGCATCGACAAAATAATTTACGTCATTTATTTTAGACTGGATATTCGAATTGATGATCTCATTGACAGCCGTAATACTTTCCTGCGCATTATTGATAAGCTGATCCGTTACTGCGCTGCTGGCTGTCCGATAGGTGAGCATTCCGATGATGATGCCCGGTACCATCAGTACAATCAGATAGGTAGCAATTAATCTTGTGCGCAGAGTCAAGCCGGCCTTGGCTTTCTTTGGCATTTTGTCTGTTCCCCCATTCAGATGGATAAATTAGGAAGTAAAAAATTGAGTAATATAATGTTATATCGGCAATGATTATCTATAATTCTACTGTTTCTCTGGGATTCCCTCATAAAAATATCCAGTGGATCCATAAACGGACACAAATAGGGCTTTTCGGCCCGACTGACCGGAAAGCCCTATATACTCTTTGCCTTAGCATGAACGGCAGAAGTCAGTTAACAACTTTATTTTGGCAAGCAGAACAGATGCCTCCAAAGACCACATGCGCATGTCCGATGGTATAACCAGTTTCCTTAGCGACGGCCTCCATCCAATGCTCCGGCACATGACTCATCACCTCATCCACCGCTCCGCATCGCTCGCAAATAATATGCTGGTGGTCGTCCATTCTCGCATCGTAACGGCTGGCAGCCTCTCCCAGCTTCAGTTCTCTGATCAATTGTTTATCCGCGAGGTAGCGAAGCGAATTGTAGACTGTGCCATAGGCAAGGTTATGCCCCCTCTCCACCAGGCGGTTCATAACCTCCGCCGCGGTCGGATGGTCATGCGATTCGCGGACTATATCGTAGACGGCTTGGCGTTGGGAAGTCAGATTAAGATGTCTCACTTCGATCATCCTTACTTTATTTTTAGATCAAGTATAAATCGTTGGCGTATTCCGGTCAACATTCTGATCTCAAGCCCGAACAAGACTTCAGGTTGTCTGAGAACCGTAATTGTTACTAAAAATTCGATTGTTTTCGACATTTTTCTGCAACATTCTTCAGTATTTTTCAGCTAAAATAAGCAAGAGCCGCAATTGGAACGGCCACTTTATGCAAGGAGCTCCTGATACTGCCATGATGATAATAAAAATGATCAACAGCCTTTTTGCTAACTTTTGTATACTTGTTACTTTTCTTTTCCTGTCGGGCATGTTGTCCAAAAAGTATGCCGTTATCGGCCGTTCCACCACCAGGGCTTCCAGCGTCGGCATCGGACTGCTCTTCGGACTGTTCGGCATGATCTTGATGGAGTATTCCTTTCCGGTTGGCCCGGGTACCTTTGCTAACATCCGACATTTGACAATTGTTATCGTGTCCGCCTATATCGGCTGGCTGCCTGCCATAATTTGTGCGGCGGTCTTAGCCTTAAGCCGGGTTCTTATCTATGGCTTGATGTACTCTTCAGTAACGGCGAGCGTCTCCCTGCTGCTGATCGGTCTCTGCTGCAGCGGGATTTCCGCGCTCCGCTGGTCACGAATGCGCAAGGTTATGATCGGAAACCTGATCAGTATGGGGATTTGCTTCGCAACACTTGTCGCCAATCTGGGAGACCTCAAAATCATTATGGAATTCTTTCCGCTGCAGCTTGGCGTCACTCTTGCCGCCGGACTGGCCGTTTATTATGTAGCCGAATATATTCAACGTTCCAACGATTTGTATGCCCAGCTTGAAGTGCGGGCGGCTACGGACTATCTGACCAATCTCAACAATTTGCACCAGTTCCACCGCCATTTGGACACGGAGATGGCCCGGGCCGAGCGGCATGGGGAAAGTCTGTCGCTGCTCGTCATCGATATCGACCATTTCAAGATTATTAACGACACCTACGGCCATCCGGCGGGAGACGCCGTTCTGAAGCAGTTGGCTCGCCGTCTCTGCAATCATTCCCGGTCTTATGATATCGTATCCCGCAACGGCGGGGAAGAATTTACGATCCTGCTTCCCGACTGCCCGCTCCATCAGGCGCAAAAGGCCGGAGAACGCATCCGGGTCGCTGTCGAGAATGACCGCTTCTTGCTGCCTTCGGGCAATAAGATCCATCTCACCGTATCCATCGGGGCTGCATCCTATCCGGAAAATATACAGGATGCGGACGGAGACCTGCTCAGCCAATATGCGGACAAGGCGCTGTATGCAGCCAAGAACTCGGGGAGAAATAAAGTTTGTGCCGCCGACCCATACGGGGTAGGCTGAGTGCCATTTAACGAATGTCATCCTAATCTGACCCGCCGTCTGAACGGGAAAAGACCTCCTATCAATCGCAACTGCCGGGCCGTTTTGCATGATAAGCCTCGCAGCGAAGTTTCTTTTACCTAATTAGTGGTAATTACTGAAATGACGATTGTATAATATAAGGAGGAATACGGGATGGACCCAGAAAACAAATGGCCGGAAAGTCTGCCCAAGCTGCCGGAATCGCTGTGGAGAGGAACGACGGAACTGCCTTCTTTTCCCCGGCTCGCGGAGGACCACGCCACCGACATAGCCGTTGTAGGCGGCGGCATAACAGGAATTACCACGGCATATCTGCTGGCGGAAGCCGGCTGCAAGGTAACGCTGCTGGAAGGAAGCGAGCTGTTCGCCGGCACTACGGGCTTTACAACTGCCAAGATTACGGCGCAGCACAGCCTGATATATGCCGACCTGCTGAAGCATTTCGGCGAACACGGCGCCCAGTCCTACTTCCGCTCTAACAGCGAGAGCCTGGAATGGATCGTACAAACGGCTGAGAAGCTCGGCATATCCTGCGGCTTGGCGCGCGAGGATGCTTATTTGTACAGCAATCCGGGCGACACGAAGATGCTGAAACAGCTGGAGGATGAATTCGAGGCTTACCGCAAGCTGGGACTGCCCGGGGAATGGGTGGATTATGTATCGCTGCCTATCCGTATTGGAGGCGGGATCAAGCTTCCTGGACAGGCCCGCTTCCATCCTTTAGCCTACCTGAAGGGACTGCTTCAGGCCTTTCTGGACAAAGGCGGAATCGTCTATGAGCACACCACGATCAGTAGAGACGTGGAGAATGAGAGGGGTCTGACGCTCTTTACCGAACGGGGACAGCATCGCATTAAGTGCCGCCACGCCGTATCGGCCTCCCACTATCCCTTCTATGACGGGGGAGAGATGTATTTTGCCCGCCTGCATGCGGACCGCGCGTACTGTTTGGCTTTCGAGCCCGAAACCGACTACGAAGGCGGCATGTACTTAAGCGTCGGCGAGCCCCGGCGGTCCCTTCGCGCAGTAGAGTGGGAAGGCAGACGATTGGTCATTGCCGCCGGCGAGAACCATAAGGCGGGACAGAGCGGCTGTACGATCAAACATTATGAGAATCTGGAGGTTTTCGCCGGAGAGCTTCTGGGAATCCGCCGGATTCCTTACCGTTGGTCCACACAGGATCTGGTTACGGTCGATCGGGTCCCTTACATCGGCAAAATATCCGAAGACAAGGAAATCTATGTCGCCACCGGCTTCGCTAAATGGGGTATGACGGCCGGCACGCTGGCGGCGCGGATGATTGCCGATCAGATTCAGCGCAAACCGAGTCCCTATACGGAGCTTTACGATCCGTCCCGGTTCAAGGCAAATCCGGGCATCAAGAATCTTCTGGTGCAGAACGCCAATGTCGCCAAAGAGCTTATCACGGGCAAGATGGAGTTCACGCTCAAGAAAATTGACGACCTGGGACTGGACGAAGGCGGAATCGTCCGCCATGATGGAAAGCGGGTCGGAGCATACAGGGACTCCGAAGGCGGTGTTCATCTCGTGGACAGAACATGCACGCATATGGGCTGCGAATGTGAATGGAACGAGAGCGAACGCTCCTGGGACTGCCCGTGCCACGGCTCCCGTTACTCCTATGACGGTGAAGTAATTGAAGGACCGGCGACCCTGCCGCTGGCCAAACCGGACCTGTAGAGCAAGTCAGACGCTTGCCGGGTTAACAAGGGCAGGAAACTTATTAGTTAAAGGAGCGGAAGCAGACAAATGGAACTTAGAGGAAAAACCGCAGTCATTACCGGCGCCGGCAAAGGCATCGGCAAAGCCCTGGCCCTGGCGCTCGCCAAGGAAGGCGCCAATCTGGGACTGATCTCCCGGACCGCCGCCGATTTGGAGGCTCTAAAAGCCGCCATCACCGAAGTATATGATGTGAAGGTAAGTATTGCCGTAGCCGATGTATCGGTCCGTGAAGAAGCAGAGCGCGCGGTTGCCGCAATTCAGAACGATCTTGGCACGTTTGACGTCCTGATCAACAACGCCGGCGTTGCCAATTTCGGCACTCTGGTAGATATGGACCCCGAAGAGTGGAAACGCCACATCGACATCAACCTGTTCGGCGTCTACTACGTTACCCGCGCCGCGCTGCCTTCCATGATCGAGAATAAAGCTGGCAGCATCATTAATGTCTCGTCAACGGCCGGAGAGCGCGGCTTTGCCACCGGCTCCGCCTACTGCGCGTCCAAATTCGCGCTGATGGGCATGACCGAGGCGCTCTTCCAGGAGGTGCGCAAGTTCAATATCCGAGTTACTGCTCTGACGCCGAGCACGGTTAATACCCCGCTAGCTGTAAATGCGGGCCTGCCGATCGGCGACGAAGACCGGATGATGCAGCCTGAAGATGTCGCCGAGCTCGCGCTGACGGCGCTGAAGCTGCCGGACCGCGTATTCATCAAGACGGCGGGCATCTGGACGACAAATCCGCAATAAGCTCTTGCCCTAGCCCTTCATCCATTCTTAGCGGGAGGTTTGAAGCTATGCTCGTAGTCACAAATACGATTAAGGTCAAGGAAGGCGCCGGAACGGCGTTGGCCCAGAGGTTCGCCGGCGCAGGCGGCGTGCAGGATATGCCGGGCTTTGTACGTATGGAGGTATGGCATGGCAGCGCCAAAGAGGGCGTGGAAGAACTGAAAATCTGTACGGTGTGGGAGAACGAGGAGGCATTCAAAGGCTGGACGTCCAGCGAAGCCTTCCGACAGTCCCACCGGGGAGCAGGCGGCAACGAGTCTATTCTCGGTGCTTCGCTCGATAAATACGACCTGCTTTTCAGCCGTACTCCCGGCCAGTAAACCGGGGCGGCTAAGGCCCGGCAGAAACAAACAAGCGCAGAAACGCTTTCCCTAAACAGGGATGGGCGTTTCTGCGCTCTTTTTACTATATGGCCGCTTTACCGAGAGGCTTGCACACCAAGAGGCATGCATTCCCGGATGAACGCCGCGATTAATCGTCACCGCCGGATTGCGTTTCCGGGATCTTAGGACAGCTTCCCGGCCAGAACGACAGCTGGCCCAGGAGGACAGTAATTGCCGGAACCAGGAACGGACGCACCACGAACGTATCGAGCAGCACGCCGAGCGCCGTAATGACGCCGAACTGCACCAGTACCTGGATCGGCAGCGTCGCCAGAACGGCGAAGGTGCCCGCCAGAATCAGACCGGCCGAGGTGATGACCGCGCCCGTCTCGCTTACACCCTCCGAAACAGCCTGCTTTAGCGGCATGGTTCTGCTTTTTTTCCAGATGTTCGAAATCATGAAGATGTTGTAATCCTCGCCCAGCGCCACCAGAAATACAAAGGAATACAGCGGAATCGCTCCCTGAATGGCATCCACGCCAAGCAGATCATGCAGAATCAGCCAGCCAAGGCCAAGCGCGGAAAAGAAGGACAGGATGACCGTCGCCACCAGATAGAGCATAGCCGTTACGGATCTTAAATACAGAAGCAGCAGCAGCGCGATCATACCGATAACGACCGGGATAATCAAATCCATGTCCCTGTTCCCGACTTTCCGGTTATCGTACTGCTCCGCCGTCTGTCCGCCGATCCAGACCTTGTTCCCGGGGCCAGTCACCCCAGCGTCATCAAGCGCCTGCTCCACTGTTGCCCGCAGCGCGGGAATATAGTCCATCGCCGCCCGTGAATACGGATTGACCTTGAATTGAATCTCATAGGACTTGATATTCCCGTTTACCGCCCCCGACTGCGGGTCGGACACCGAATCCACATAGGAAAGAGAAGACAGCACGGATTTCATATCGGCGGCAGCGGCCTTGCCCTCCGTATCGGCCATGAGAGTGACCGGCGCAAGCCCGCCGGGTGTGAACTGGCTGCCGATCAGATCGAAGCCCTGACGCGATTCCATGTCCTTCGGAAACGAAGACAGCAGGTCATACGTGAACCGGATTCCGCCCGAGGAGGAAGCCAACACCCCAAGGCCGATAAGGGCGGCGCCCACCACCGCCCAAGGCCGTGTAACGACAAGTCTGCCGATCTTTCCTTTCCGCGAAATCTTTTGCCGGGGATCCGGCTTGCCTTTGGCGGCAGCCCGCTCTTTCTCCATCTCCGCTGTGCGCGGAATGAACGGATAGAAAGAGCCTCTGCCGAAGATCGCCAGCAGCGCCGGAACCAGCGTCAGGCTGGCCAGAGCCATGATGAGAATCGATAGGCTGAAGGGAACCGCGAAGCGGTGATAAGCTCCGAACTTGGCTAGCAGCAGCGCCAGCAGCGCCAGAACGACGGTAAAGCCGCTCATCGCAATCGCTCCGGAGGTGCCTGTGATGGCTTGAAGCAGCGCCCGGCCCGGACTCCGCTCCTCTTTAAGCAGCTGCCGGAACCGGGCAATCAGGAACAGGCAGTAATCCGTGCCTGCTCCGAACAGCAGCACGGTCATAATCGATACCGCCTGCGAATCAACGATGATGATGCCCTCCTGCGCCAGCTTGCCAAGCAGCGGACTGGCCGCGCCGTATGCGAATCCAACCGCGACAAGCGGAATCAGCGCCAGCAGCGGCGAACGGTAAATGAGCAGCAAGAAGACGAGCACAAGAATAACCGTGGCAATCAGCAGAGAGACGTCGGCGTCCTTGAATAAACCGACGGCGTCGATGGAGATGCCTACCGGCCCGGACACACGGAGCGTTAGGTCGCCGCTGGCAAGGTCAGCGGCGGAAAGATCGCGGCCGGTCTCTGCCTTCACCGCTTCCTTCAGCTGCGCCACACTATCCCCAAGCTGGTCGCTGTCCGCCGCCTTGTCGAAGATTAGCGGCGTCACGAGCGTGCTGCCGTCTTTGGAGAGCTGGGCCTGAAGCGCTGCGGGAGGCAGCTGGCCCAGCGGAGGAACAGAGAGAAGATGCGGCAGCGGCTTCTTTTCCAGCGCGGTGTACACCGCGCCGATATGTACAAGATCTTCGGCGCTTATTCCGCCTTGGCGATGCCACACCAGCAGCGCCGGAATGCCGCCGCCGGACGGAAACTCTTGCTGCGCCAGCTTTTCAGCCTGCACCGATCCGGCATCCAGCGGCAAATTGGCGGCGTTGTTCACAACCTGCGAATTGACGCCGGGCCATGCCGCGCTGAGTACGCCGACAGCAAGAATCCATACGGCCAGCGTCACCCATCTTCCAATTCGGCCAGATACCCATTTCCCATAACCTTCCATATATTTCCTCCCTCTTAATTTCCAATTAGCCCCAGCTTGAACCGCAGGTTATATCATTTACGCGTATCCGGCTAGCCAGAGCATTGACTCATGAATAACGCCCCTCTGTTCACAGCAGCCGGTTGGCCATGCGCCAGAGAGGCGTTCTTTTATTAGGTTTGAGCAAGGCTGTAAGAAGCCCGTTTAGCCGGCATCCGAAAGCTCCCCGTCCGAGAACTGGCTGTTATACAGATCGGCGTAGAATCCGCCCTGTGCCAGCAGCTGTTCGTGAGAGCCCTGCTCGATGACGGTGCCGTGATTCATCACGAGAATCAAATCCGCATCGCGGATGGTTGATAGACGGTGGGCAATAACAAAGCTGGTTCTGCCCCGCATCAGCGTGTTCATCGCCGTTTGAATCTGTACTTCCGTCCGGGTGTCGACGCTGCTTGTGGCTTCGTCCAGAATCAGTATCGACGGGTCCGCCAGAATGGCGCGGGCGATGGTCAGCAGCTGTTTTTGACCCTGTGAAATATTGGAAGCCTCTTCATTTAGAACGGTGTCATAGCCCATCGGCAGCGTACGGATGAAGTGGTCGGCATGCGCGGCTTTGGCCGCCCGCACAACATCCGCTTCGGTTGCACCTTCGCGCCCGTATGCGATATTGTCGCGGATCGTGCCGTTAAAGAGCCAGGTATCCTGCAGCACCATGCCGAACCGGGCGCGGAGCTCGCTGCGCTTCATATCGGTAATATCCACACCGTCGATCAGAATCTGGCCGCCGCCCAGCTCGTAGAACCGCATCAGCAGGTTTATCAGCGTGGTCTTGCCCGCTCCGGTCGGCCCTACAATCGCGATGGTCTGTCCCGGTCTGACCTTAATGTTCATATCTTCGATCAGTATGGCATCTTCCTTGTATCCGAACTTCACATGGCGGAACTCAACCGCTCCCTCCTCAGGGCCGGTCTTTCCGGCCAAGGCTGCTGAGGCTTCCGCCACCTCCTCTTCCTCGTCCAGCAGCTCGAATACGCGTTCGGCGGAAGCGATGGTGGACTGAATAATATTAGCGATATTGGCCGTTTGGGTAATCGGCATCATGAACTGGCGCGAATACTGGATGAACGCCTGGATGTCGCCGACCTCGATCATTTTCTTGGTGACAAAAATCCCGCCGACCACGCAGACCAGCACATAGCCCAGGTTGCCGATGAACATCATCAGCGGCATAATGATGCCGGACATAAACTGTGCCCGCCAACCGGAATCGTAGAGCTGCTCGTTGATCCGGTCGAAATCCTTGAGCGACTCCCGCTCCCGTCCGAACGCCTTGACGATCCGGTGGCCCGTATACATCTCCTCGACATGGCCATTCAGCTGGCCGAGCGATTTCTGCTGGCCGACGAAATACGTTTGGGAACGCTTGGTGATGCCCATAATCACGACAAAGCTGAGCGGCAGCGTAATGATCGTGATGAGCGTCAGCCATGGGCTGATCGTCAGCATCATAATAATGACCCCGATAATCGTAATGATCGATGTTATAAGCTGGGTCAAGCTCTGCTGCAGCGTCGTGCTGATATTGTCGACGTCGTTGGTTGCGCGGCTTAAGATTTCCCCATGCGTCCGGGAATCGAAATATTTCAGCGGCAGCCGTTCCAGCTTGCTGTTGATCTCTTCGCGCATGTTGAATACGACACTCTGCGCCACGCCGGCCATAACATACTGCTGCACGTAGCTGAAGAGAGCGCTCAGCAGATACAAACCGGCCAGGATAAGCAAAATTTCATTAATATAGCCAAAATCGATAGCCGCTCCCGGCACGCCCTTCATTCTGCTAAAGACACCTTCGAACAGCTTCGTTGTCGCCTTGCCCATAAGCTTCGGGCTTAAGATGCTGAATACCGTACTCAGGATAGCCGTAATCAATACGGTCAGCAATTGGATTTGCATCGGACGCAAATACCCGACCAGACGCCGCAGCGTTTTTTTGAAATCCTTGGCTTTTTCCGGGGGCAGCATCATGCCGCCTCCTCCGAACCCGCCTGGTCCTCTCCGTGCCGGCGGCTGCGCGGGACGCTTGTACTCCTGATTGTTGTCACTCATGCGATTTCCTCCTCTGACAGCTGCGAAGACACGATTTCACGATAGACATCGCTGCTTGCAAGCAGTTCGCTGTGGCTGCCGATACCGGCAATTCTGCCTTCTTCCAGCACGATAATCCGGTCCGCATCCATAACGGTACTGACCCGCTGGGCGACGATCAGCACGGTCGATTCAAGCGTCTCCCCTTTGAGGGCGGCCCGCAGCTTGGCGTCGGTCTTGAAGTCGAGCGCGGAGAAGCTGTCGTCGAACAAATAGATTTCCGGCTTTCGCACGAGCGCCCGAGCGATGGAGAGCCGCTGCTTCTGTCCGCCGGAGACGTTGCCGCCCCCCTGGGCGATTTCCGAGTCAAAGCCGTCTTTCATTTCGGATACAAAATCCATAGCCTGTGCGACTTCTGCCGCATGCCGGATCTCTTCATCCGTAGCGTCTTTCATGCCGTACCTGATATTGTCGTTCACGGTGCCGGTGAACAGCACTGCCTTCTGCGGCACATAGCCGATCTTGGCGCGAAGCTCTTCCTGGGTCAGCTGCCGGACATCGTCCCCGTCCACAAGCACTTCGCCTTCAACCACATCATAGAAGCGGGGAATAAGGCTGAGCAAAGTCGATTTGCCGGAGCCCGTCCCGCCAATGATCGCCGTCACCTCTCCCGGTCGTGCGCTGAAGCTGATATCCGATAAGGCCGACTGCTCCGCTCCCGGGTAGGAGAACGAAACGTTCTTGAATTCCACGAAGCCGCGAAGAGCCGGTTGGGGCGGCTGATCCGCAAGGGAGGTCTTGACTTCGGGATCGGTGATTTCCGGCACCATATCAAGCACTTCATTGATGCGAATGGCGGAAGCCGAAGCGCGCGGAATGAGCACGAACATCATGGAAACCATAATAAGGGAGAACATGATCTGCATAGCATATTGAATGAACGCCATAAGCGAGCCGACCTGAAGTTCGCCGTTATTAATCCGGATGCCGCCGAAGTAGAGAATGCCGATCATAGAAAAGTTCATGACGAACATCATCATCGGCATAAGCAGAGCCATGATCTTGTTGACCTTGATAGCCGTATCCGTTAAGTCTCTATTGGCCGCGCTGAAACGCTTCTGCTCATGCTGAATCCGGTTGAAGGAGCGGATGACGCGAATGCCGACCAGATGCTCGCGCAGCACCAGATTCAGCTTATCCAGCTTGAGCTGGTTCGCCTTGAAGAGCGGCAACCCCTTAATGCCCACGTAAGAAATCGCCAGAACGAGCACCGGTATGACGACGGCAAAAACGAGCGAAAGCTTGGCATTTTCAGACACCGCCATAATAATGCCGCCGATCATCATCATCGGAGCGCCGACCATCATCCGCAGCATCATCATCAGCACCGTCTGTACCTGGGTAATGTCGTTCGTTGTCCGCGTAATGAGGGAGGCAGTGCCCAGCTTGTCAAATTCGGTCAGCGTAAAGTTCTCCACATGACTGAACACCCGCGAACGCGTGTTGCGCCCAAAGCCCATGGCTACTTTGGCCGACAGAAAGCTGGCAATGACGGAACAGAGCGCACCGCTGCCTGCCACCAGCAGCATAAATCCGCCGATTTTCCAGATTAGAGCCCGGTCCTGCTGCACAATCCCTTTATCTACGATGTCGGACATCAAGGTAGGGAGGTACAGATCGCCCATCGACTGCAAAAATACAAGCAGAAGAATTACGGCAATCGGCAGCGAAAAAGGCTTTAATTGTTTGAATAGCTTAATCATTGTTCTCATCTCCGTTCGTTGATAACCGTTCAAGGTCAAGCGTATGATCCTGCTCCTGGAGGAAGGTGTGAACTTTTATAAGAAGATCCGCCAGCCGGTTGCTGTCTTCTTCGCCCAGATAATCCACGAGCTTGCTTAAGGTCGCGTCCCTATGCTTTTTCGCCTTTTTCGCAACCTCGCAGCCCCGTTCGGTCAAATTGACGCGCACCACTCTCCGGTCCTCCGGGTCTGCCTGCCTGAGTACCATTTCCTTGACTTCGAGGCTGTTGATGAGTTGGGTGACTGTAGGTGGTGTCAGCCCAAGCAAACGGCTAATTTCCGATACCTTCAGCCCCTGCTTTCCAAAATGGGTATTTCTCGCGATACACATCATTAATGTAGTCTCACTGGGTTTATTGCCTTCCGCTGCATGCCTCCAATGCGCCTTATGCAACTGCTGTAAAGCGAACAGCAGCTTGTGAGGCACTTCGTTGTTATCGTCTTCTATCCCAATTGTTGTCCCTCCATATCCGGTGTCTTGCCGCTCAATTTAATTAGTACATCTAATAATTATATAGTTTATTATTTAGGCATACTAATTATATTTTCGCCTCTTTCCGTTGTCAAACTTTGAAATCGCTATCATCATTACGACTTGACATATCAAGAGCTAAGTGTTTATTTAAGGAAGCGCTCGTAAAAAAGACCCTCCCGCCATTCTGGCGAAAAGGTCTTTGGATTATTGGTATTGAAGGGGCTAATTCATCGTTCTCCTCGAATTGGAGCCATCACTCCTATGGCGGCTGCTGCTCTTGCGGGTGCGAAGATTCTCCATCATTTTGTTCTGCGCAAGCAAGATATAACTGTCGAGGCGTTCGCTTAGCTCAACAACGGTACGATCGCTGAGACTTCGCTCCTGGGCAACCTCCAGCAGCTCGCATCTGAGACTCTCTATAGTTATAGACAATTCTTCTTCCCTGTATTCTCTCAGCACTGCGTCACCTTCTCTCTATTACCTACTAAACTCTATTATAATTCATGATGCCAAAAAAATATATTTTGCAAAAAAAGAAAAATATGTCGATGATCCAACTTTTTCATGATAACCGCTTATCCGTCCAGCGCCGTTACCTCTCCTTAAGCAGGCCACGAGCAAAGGCGATCCACTCGCGGGCGGCAAAAGACAGGTAACGGTCTCTTCGCCAGATCATACCAAGCTGCCACGGGATGGCCGGCTCGGTCATTGTGATTACGGAGATACGCGAACGGTCCATGTCGCGGCAGATCGTCTGCGGCAGCAGCGCGATGCCCAGCCCGGCGGCCACCATCTGGGCGATCAGATCCCACTGGGCACTCTCGTATACAACCATGGGCTGGAACCCCGATTTGACGCATTCGGCGATCACGCGGTCATGCAGGGCGAAGTCCTCGCGGAACAGCACGAACTCCTCATCCTTCAGCTCTACCAGGGGAACCGAGCTTCGCCCTGCCAGCCGGTGTCCGAAAGGGACCAGCAGCTCCAATCTTTCTTCGGCAAAAGAGAAAATATGAAATTTGTCTTCGCTGACAGGAAGA from Paenibacillus sophorae encodes:
- a CDS encoding ABC transporter ATP-binding protein, whose product is MSDNNQEYKRPAQPPARRGPGGFGGGGMMLPPEKAKDFKKTLRRLVGYLRPMQIQLLTVLITAILSTVFSILSPKLMGKATTKLFEGVFSRMKGVPGAAIDFGYINEILLILAGLYLLSALFSYVQQYVMAGVAQSVVFNMREEINSKLERLPLKYFDSRTHGEILSRATNDVDNISTTLQQSLTQLITSIITIIGVIIMMLTISPWLTLITIITLPLSFVVIMGITKRSQTYFVGQQKSLGQLNGHVEEMYTGHRIVKAFGRERESLKDFDRINEQLYDSGWRAQFMSGIIMPLMMFIGNLGYVLVCVVGGIFVTKKMIEVGDIQAFIQYSRQFMMPITQTANIANIIQSTIASAERVFELLDEEEEVAEASAALAGKTGPEEGAVEFRHVKFGYKEDAILIEDMNIKVRPGQTIAIVGPTGAGKTTLINLLMRFYELGGGQILIDGVDITDMKRSELRARFGMVLQDTWLFNGTIRDNIAYGREGATEADVVRAAKAAHADHFIRTLPMGYDTVLNEEASNISQGQKQLLTIARAILADPSILILDEATSSVDTRTEVQIQTAMNTLMRGRTSFVIAHRLSTIRDADLILVMNHGTVIEQGSHEQLLAQGGFYADLYNSQFSDGELSDAG
- a CDS encoding ABC transporter ATP-binding protein — its product is MIKLFKQLKPFSLPIAVILLLVFLQSMGDLYLPTLMSDIVDKGIVQQDRALIWKIGGFMLLVAGSGALCSVIASFLSAKVAMGFGRNTRSRVFSHVENFTLTEFDKLGTASLITRTTNDITQVQTVLMMMLRMMVGAPMMMIGGIIMAVSENAKLSLVFAVVIPVLVLAISYVGIKGLPLFKANQLKLDKLNLVLREHLVGIRVIRSFNRIQHEQKRFSAANRDLTDTAIKVNKIMALLMPMMMFVMNFSMIGILYFGGIRINNGELQVGSLMAFIQYAMQIMFSLIMVSMMFVLIPRASASAIRINEVLDMVPEITDPEVKTSLADQPPQPALRGFVEFKNVSFSYPGAEQSALSDISFSARPGEVTAIIGGTGSGKSTLLSLIPRFYDVVEGEVLVDGDDVRQLTQEELRAKIGYVPQKAVLFTGTVNDNIRYGMKDATDEEIRHAAEVAQAMDFVSEMKDGFDSEIAQGGGNVSGGQKQRLSIARALVRKPEIYLFDDSFSALDFKTDAKLRAALKGETLESTVLIVAQRVSTVMDADRIIVLEEGRIAGIGSHSELLASSDVYREIVSSQLSEEEIA
- a CDS encoding MarR family winged helix-turn-helix transcriptional regulator gives rise to the protein MPHKLLFALQQLHKAHWRHAAEGNKPSETTLMMCIARNTHFGKQGLKVSEISRLLGLTPPTVTQLINSLEVKEMVLRQADPEDRRVVRVNLTERGCEVAKKAKKHRDATLSKLVDYLGEEDSNRLADLLIKVHTFLQEQDHTLDLERLSTNGDENND
- a CDS encoding aspartyl-phosphate phosphatase Spo0E family protein translates to MLREYREEELSITIESLRCELLEVAQERSLSDRTVVELSERLDSYILLAQNKMMENLRTRKSSSRHRSDGSNSRRTMN
- the cidR gene encoding cidABC operon transcriptional activator CidR, with the translated sequence MDIRQLQYFVEAARLNSFSKAAKSLYITQPTVSKMIRQIEEELGADLFYREGKSIKLTDAGEILLAKAQNIVESFHSLSSELDSLRSLKQGHIRIGLPPMVGANFFPAVIGRFHHKYPDVTIRLYEDGAKKVENDVETGVLDIGVVVLPVSEDKFHIFSFAEERLELLVPFGHRLAGRSSVPLVELKDEEFVLFREDFALHDRVIAECVKSGFQPMVVYESAQWDLIAQMVAAGLGIALLPQTICRDMDRSRISVITMTEPAIPWQLGMIWRRDRYLSFAAREWIAFARGLLKER